One region of Candidatus Hydrogenedentota bacterium genomic DNA includes:
- a CDS encoding FAD-dependent oxidoreductase, with translation MRIVIIGAVAGGASAAARARRLSEEAEIILVERGEAPSFANCGLPYYIGGVIEQRDKLLVAPAQRLIERYRLDVR, from the coding sequence ATGCGGATTGTCATCATCGGCGCAGTGGCGGGCGGCGCTTCGGCGGCGGCGCGGGCGCGGCGATTGAGCGAAGAGGCGGAGATCATTCTCGTCGAACGGGGCGAGGCGCCGTCGTTCGCGAATTGCGGGCTGCCATACTACATCGGCGGAGTGATCGAGCAGCGCGACAAGTTGCTGGTGGCGCCGGCGCAGCGGCTCATCGAGCGGTATCGGCTCGACGTGCG